CGGTTTCGAGTGCGCCTTTACATCTTTCGCCCATACGGACGAGGATTTTGAGAAAACACTGGATGCAGCCCGAAAGGTTGAATTCTAGTCGAGAGTTTTTGGTTGAGTCGAAAACCGGGTCGATGCGCCGCGCGTATCGGCCTGTTTTTATTGTAAAGTTGATAGTGCTTCCTCTTTTTGCCGAGGGGTATTTTTTCACTTTTTCACTTTTGAATCATGCATGACGCTGATAAAGATAGAGAATGACAGCAAAAAAAATAGCGTATTACGCCCTGACCAGTAAGGGGCATACCATTGTCAGCCGTTTGGCTGTGAAGTTGGGCGGGACTGTGTATGCGTCCCGACGTCTTGAGGCCGAAGGGGCCACTCCGTTCGATTCGCTTTCCGATTTGATCGCCGCGACCTTCAATGCGTTTGATGCGCACGTTTTTGTTGCCGCATCCGGGATTGTTGTTCGTTGTCTTGCTCCGCACTTGCAAAGCAAGGAAACCGACCCCGCAGTGGTGTGTCTGGATCAGGAAGGCAAGTTTGCCATCAGCCTGTTGTCCGGCCATCTGGGGGGTGCCAATGAATTGGCCACGCAGTGCGCGCGGGTCATGGATGGACAACCCGTGATTACCACGGCCACGGATTCCGTGGGTGTTTTGTCCATCGACATGCTGGCGCAGTCTCGGGGATTGGCCATCGGCGATATCAGCAAGGTGAAGTATGTCAATATGGCCTTGTTGGAAGGGTTGCTGGTGCAGTTGCATGATCCCGAAGATTGGCTCGGTCTTGCCTGGAATATGAACTTTGAAGGCGTGAATTCGGTTGAGGATTGGGATACGTCCCGGCCTGGTGTCTGGGTTTCCTGGCAGAATGATTGCCCGGAAGGGGCGTTGTGCCTGCATCCTCGGACATTGCATATGGGTATCGGCTGCCGTCGTGACGTGTCCAAGGAAGAAATTCTTGACCATGTTCATACGATTTTCGCGGCAAAAGGACTTGCTTTGAAGAGCGTTGCCTCTCTCGGGTCTGTGGAAGCAAAACGGAATGAAGTCGGATTGCTTGAAGCCGCTGAAGATTTTGGCGTTGAGCCGGTTTTTTATTCGACCAAACAGCTTGCCTCTATTGATGTTCCCTCCCCGTCCGACATGGTGCTTGCTCATATGGCTGTACCTTCGGTGGCCGAAGCTTCAGCTTTGCTCGCGTCCCATGGTGGAGAGTTGATCGTGACCAAACAGAAAACCAGTACAGTGACCTTGGCTGTTGCGAGGACGCGGAATGATTAAAGCAGTGAGTTTGGGACCCGGTGACGAGAGCCTCTTGGTCCCTGCCGCCCGAGCGGCTTTGCAGGATGCGGATGTTATCGCCGGGTACAAGGGATATATTGAGTTGACGCCTCCTGAATTGTTGGAAGGCAAGGAAATCGTGTCCACGGGTATGATGGGTGAAGTGGAACGCGTGAAGGCTGCGGTGGACTGTGCCCGTTCTGGCAAGAAAACCGTGATGGTGTGCAGCGGCGACGCTGGCATTTACGCCATGGCCGGATTGATTCTGGAAATTCTCGAAGCGGAAAATCTGCTTGAGACCATTCCGTTCGAGGTTATTCCCGGAGTGGCCGCATTCAATGCGGCGTCTGCCCTGCTCGGAGCACCGCTCATGCACGATTTTGCTTCGATCAGTCTGAGCGATCTGCTCACACCGTGGGAACGTATCGAAAAACGACTCTCGGCTGCGGCAGAAGCGGATTTCGTCATCGCCATCTATAATCCGCGTTCCCGAAAACGGCATGACCAGTTGCGCAAAGCGCTTGATATTATCGGGAAATTCCGTTCACCAGAAACCCCGGTCGGTGTTGTTGGCAAGGCATATCGTCCTGGCCAATCCGTCACGGCGGTGCCTTTGAATCAGGTCGATGTGGAGACAGTGGACATGCAGACCGTGCTCATTGTCGGGAATTCCGCAACCCGGATTACGGGTGGCCGTATGTTGACACCACGGGGTTATCACCGAAAATATGATATCTGATACGAGTGGGGAAACTCGGAAAAGGCCCTTGCCTTGAAGGGGCTTTATCAGGTAAAAGCGAAAGTCTACGGTAGCGTACCTTCCTTGACAGGGGGGGGATACTTATTTATCCCGCTCAGTAGAGAGTGTGACTGTTTATCTTTTTTTTATGCAACAGGAGGAACTAACTCAATGAAGAAATCACTGATGATCAGCCTGATGGTTGTTGCTCTGGTGTGCGTGTTCGCCTTGCCTGCGGTTATCGCCGGTAATGCCGCTCCGGACCAGATTACGATCACTGCCCCTGAGGGCGTGAAGGCGACCAAGACACCCGTTGACTTTCCGCACAAGATGCATGCCGATTCCGGCATCGACTGTCTGGTCTGTCACCACAAGGACGAGTCCAAAGACGCAGTCAAGAGCT
This genomic interval from Pseudodesulfovibrio sp. JC047 contains the following:
- a CDS encoding cobalt-precorrin 5A hydrolase, producing MTAKKIAYYALTSKGHTIVSRLAVKLGGTVYASRRLEAEGATPFDSLSDLIAATFNAFDAHVFVAASGIVVRCLAPHLQSKETDPAVVCLDQEGKFAISLLSGHLGGANELATQCARVMDGQPVITTATDSVGVLSIDMLAQSRGLAIGDISKVKYVNMALLEGLLVQLHDPEDWLGLAWNMNFEGVNSVEDWDTSRPGVWVSWQNDCPEGALCLHPRTLHMGIGCRRDVSKEEILDHVHTIFAAKGLALKSVASLGSVEAKRNEVGLLEAAEDFGVEPVFYSTKQLASIDVPSPSDMVLAHMAVPSVAEASALLASHGGELIVTKQKTSTVTLAVARTRND
- the cobJ gene encoding precorrin-3B C(17)-methyltransferase yields the protein MIKAVSLGPGDESLLVPAARAALQDADVIAGYKGYIELTPPELLEGKEIVSTGMMGEVERVKAAVDCARSGKKTVMVCSGDAGIYAMAGLILEILEAENLLETIPFEVIPGVAAFNAASALLGAPLMHDFASISLSDLLTPWERIEKRLSAAAEADFVIAIYNPRSRKRHDQLRKALDIIGKFRSPETPVGVVGKAYRPGQSVTAVPLNQVDVETVDMQTVLIVGNSATRITGGRMLTPRGYHRKYDI
- a CDS encoding cytochrome c3 family protein, with the translated sequence MKKSLMISLMVVALVCVFALPAVIAGNAAPDQITITAPEGVKATKTPVDFPHKMHADSGIDCLVCHHKDESKDAVKSCAAEGCHVDASKAAKKKPEGFYQAFHNKKSKTSCLGCHKAEKKAGNKKAPVSCKACHPKK